In one Nocardia tengchongensis genomic region, the following are encoded:
- a CDS encoding pyrimidine reductase family protein, whose translation MTTAANPATGIPAIVSAAHLTDDDLAALYRYPAATEPCVRANFVVSLDGAISTAGSSRGLTSPLDQRVLKLLRSLADVVLVGASTIRVEDYIGIRIPESGQQRRKEQGLQPIPPLAVVSGRADIDPKSRLLTDTLVPPIILTTTTAPTAAKHDLAAAGAQVIELGPDRVETAAIIDTLTGLGMRRILCEGGPSLAGQLAADDALDELCVTTAPVVVGGDARRITHTDRPVQLTMSCEHIIFDTDGFQLARWARKS comes from the coding sequence GTGACGACTGCCGCAAACCCGGCGACCGGAATCCCCGCCATCGTCAGCGCCGCTCACCTCACCGATGACGACCTCGCCGCTCTGTACCGGTACCCGGCCGCCACCGAGCCGTGCGTGCGCGCGAATTTCGTTGTCTCCCTGGATGGTGCGATCAGCACCGCCGGTTCCTCGCGCGGCTTGACCAGCCCACTGGACCAGCGCGTCCTGAAGCTGCTGCGCAGTCTCGCCGACGTCGTGCTGGTCGGGGCCTCCACCATCCGGGTGGAGGACTACATCGGGATCCGCATCCCCGAATCCGGTCAGCAGCGCCGAAAAGAACAAGGCCTGCAGCCGATTCCACCGCTCGCCGTCGTCAGCGGCCGCGCCGACATCGACCCGAAGTCACGGCTGCTCACCGATACCCTCGTCCCGCCGATCATCCTGACGACCACGACGGCGCCGACCGCGGCCAAACACGACCTCGCCGCCGCCGGCGCCCAGGTCATCGAGCTCGGCCCCGATCGCGTCGAGACCGCCGCCATCATCGACACCCTCACCGGCCTGGGCATGCGCCGCATCCTGTGTGAGGGCGGCCCCAGCCTCGCCGGTCAACTGGCGGCGGACGACGCCCTCGACGAACTCTGCGTCACCACCGCACCCGTCGTGGTCGGCGGCGACGCCCGCCGCATCACCCACACCGACCGCCCGGTCCAGCTGACCATGAGCTGCGAGCACATCATCTTCGATACCGACGGCTTCCAACTCGCTCGCTGGGCGCGAAAGTCATAG
- a CDS encoding asparagine synthase-related protein, with protein sequence MTAARNDRVLADQTGETMQFVADLRDIATPDPGLRQVTDPAVAAAVIGREVRDRIEAVLRASDADPVVLLSGGVDSILVAAAAVAAGARPHAITIVSEGGTDKDNAVAAARALGLTHEMIELDEPAIIDLARRAIDLLGVPELWEVTYAVPLLAALPALDRIDAVGPILTGSGADAIVAGGKALRHPIDSPDAVEELDRTIRKESAGNFVHDRLVPDFYPRIMGTYADRFVHVFQTVRLWEVAETFAPTALFGVHDGRPADKVCLRLACEALLPEPDRELAWAKKSAIQRSAGIMGALATAARRRAAAMPGATVYGDPMTEPFESVATRLFLALLTEDREQKGTL encoded by the coding sequence ATGACGGCTGCTCGGAACGACCGCGTTCTCGCCGACCAGACCGGCGAGACCATGCAGTTCGTCGCCGACCTGCGCGATATCGCCACACCCGACCCCGGGCTGCGGCAGGTGACCGATCCGGCCGTGGCGGCCGCGGTAATCGGACGCGAGGTCCGGGATCGGATCGAAGCCGTGCTGCGCGCTTCCGACGCCGATCCGGTGGTGCTGCTCTCGGGCGGCGTCGACTCGATCCTGGTCGCGGCGGCGGCTGTCGCGGCGGGCGCCCGCCCGCACGCGATAACCATTGTCTCCGAGGGTGGTACGGACAAGGACAACGCCGTCGCGGCGGCTCGGGCGCTGGGCCTCACCCACGAGATGATCGAGCTCGACGAGCCCGCGATCATCGACCTGGCCCGGCGCGCGATCGACCTGCTCGGGGTGCCCGAACTGTGGGAGGTCACCTACGCGGTCCCGCTGCTCGCGGCCCTGCCCGCGCTGGACCGCATCGACGCGGTCGGACCGATCCTCACCGGCAGCGGAGCCGATGCGATCGTCGCGGGCGGCAAGGCACTGCGACACCCGATCGACTCGCCCGATGCGGTCGAGGAACTCGACCGGACCATCCGCAAGGAATCGGCCGGCAACTTCGTCCACGACCGCCTGGTGCCGGACTTCTATCCGCGAATCATGGGGACATACGCCGACCGTTTCGTGCACGTGTTCCAGACCGTGCGCCTGTGGGAGGTCGCCGAGACCTTCGCTCCGACAGCGCTTTTCGGCGTCCACGACGGCCGTCCGGCCGACAAGGTTTGCCTGCGGCTCGCCTGCGAGGCGCTGCTGCCCGAACCGGACCGCGAACTCGCCTGGGCGAAGAAATCCGCGATCCAGCGCTCGGCGGGCATCATGGGCGCGCTGGCCACCGCCGCCCGACGGCGCGCCGCGGCCATGCCGGGCGCCACCGTCTACGGCGACCCGATGACCGAACCCTTCGAGTCGGTCGCGACCCGGCTCTTCCTGGCCCTACTCACCGAGGATCGAGAGCAGAAAGGCACCCTGTGA
- a CDS encoding class I SAM-dependent methyltransferase, which yields MSREPNHSAQPDFEALYRDASSEQDAASLIPWDIGGPQPVVQQLVAHGAVRGEVLDPGTGPGHHAIYYASKGYSVTGIDSSPSAIERAERNAERAGVQVDFQVADATTLEGFEDRFDTVIDSAFYHVFLDDEEVQTRYVQALHRATKPGARLFMFEFGRHNVNGLQLEGLPAENFERVLSAGRWRIDHLGTTTYEANFSPETFAHMTKEMSDDPGWADRMQPMIEQLRIIGPLLKNNRVHLPVWAVTATRLD from the coding sequence ATGAGCAGGGAACCGAACCACAGTGCTCAACCGGACTTCGAAGCGCTGTATCGCGACGCGTCATCGGAACAGGACGCTGCCTCATTGATCCCCTGGGACATCGGCGGCCCACAGCCGGTAGTGCAGCAGTTGGTGGCCCACGGCGCTGTACGGGGCGAGGTGCTCGACCCCGGGACCGGCCCGGGACATCACGCGATCTACTACGCATCCAAGGGCTACTCGGTAACCGGTATCGACTCGTCCCCGTCGGCGATCGAGCGGGCCGAACGCAACGCGGAGCGCGCCGGGGTGCAGGTGGACTTCCAGGTGGCTGATGCCACCACACTCGAGGGCTTCGAGGATCGGTTCGACACGGTCATCGACAGCGCCTTCTACCATGTGTTCCTCGATGACGAAGAAGTCCAGACCCGGTACGTGCAGGCCCTGCATCGGGCCACCAAACCGGGGGCGCGCCTGTTCATGTTCGAATTCGGCCGCCACAACGTCAACGGCCTGCAGCTCGAAGGTTTGCCGGCGGAGAATTTCGAGCGAGTGCTTTCCGCGGGCAGGTGGCGCATCGACCACCTGGGAACCACCACCTACGAGGCCAACTTCAGCCCGGAGACGTTCGCTCACATGACCAAGGAGATGAGCGACGACCCTGGATGGGCTGATCGGATGCAGCCGATGATCGAGCAACTCCGGATCATCGGGCCGTTGCTGAAGAACAACCGGGTGCACCTGCCCGTGTGGGCGGTGACCGCCACCCGCCTCGACTGA
- a CDS encoding VOC family protein — MAVARLGSITLDCAEPEPLAVFWAEMLGGTIVVTEEKYLIVRLPYVFLTALRVPEYQPPVWPEEAPPKQIHFDLAVDDLDDAQEQAVRLGAVVSPYQASSEVCRVLFDPAGHPFCLSLPVGRLLDPAQAAPTGN, encoded by the coding sequence GTGGCTGTCGCGCGACTCGGATCCATCACCCTCGACTGTGCAGAACCGGAGCCCTTGGCTGTCTTCTGGGCCGAAATGCTCGGCGGGACAATCGTTGTCACGGAGGAGAAGTACCTCATCGTGCGGTTGCCGTACGTGTTTCTCACCGCGCTCCGAGTGCCCGAGTATCAGCCGCCGGTGTGGCCTGAGGAGGCGCCGCCCAAGCAGATCCATTTCGATCTCGCGGTCGACGATCTCGACGATGCGCAGGAGCAGGCTGTGCGGCTCGGTGCGGTGGTCTCGCCGTATCAGGCGAGTTCGGAGGTCTGCCGGGTGCTGTTCGACCCGGCGGGGCATCCGTTCTGTCTGAGCCTGCCCGTCGGGCGGCTACTTGACCCAGCGCAGGCCGCGCCGACGGGGAACTGA
- a CDS encoding DUF5995 family protein codes for MLNAFARSAAALSVAAASVVTPVAALAAPAVSPDCAPVLSAAEVDEIARLSDTSELAGDDELARLDDAVAREHGITEIFERHADRRGTFASGLDTVEAAAVMPLQHDSRAFADPAYAHRISFDLLRRFLDNVHAEFSGGTPEAHWRNYFALAADCSASPARVALAGYNAHLVVDLPRSVAEAGSTPADAGDYFTIVASIANTGDAITERTDRIYSAKMGPLWRFYFFGEGLDSVLGKGVATKPMLVAADLGANTTIFANGLALENPALAPAVEAEIELERRVAEGVFDELARLDGI; via the coding sequence GTGCTCAATGCATTTGCGCGTTCCGCTGCCGCACTGTCCGTCGCCGCTGCCTCGGTTGTCACGCCGGTGGCTGCGCTGGCCGCCCCGGCCGTGTCGCCCGACTGCGCACCGGTCCTTTCGGCTGCCGAGGTCGACGAGATTGCGCGGCTGTCCGATACGAGTGAGCTCGCCGGGGACGATGAGCTGGCAAGGCTGGACGACGCGGTCGCGCGTGAGCATGGCATCACGGAGATCTTCGAGCGGCACGCCGATCGGCGCGGCACCTTTGCGAGTGGTCTCGACACGGTGGAGGCGGCCGCTGTCATGCCGTTGCAGCACGATTCGCGGGCGTTCGCGGACCCGGCTTATGCGCATCGGATCAGCTTCGATCTGCTGCGCAGGTTTCTCGACAATGTGCACGCCGAGTTCAGTGGCGGTACTCCGGAAGCGCACTGGCGCAACTACTTTGCGCTGGCGGCCGATTGTTCGGCCTCGCCTGCTCGGGTAGCGCTCGCTGGATACAACGCGCACCTGGTCGTGGATCTGCCCCGGTCTGTCGCGGAGGCGGGGTCCACGCCGGCCGATGCCGGTGACTACTTCACGATCGTCGCCAGTATCGCGAATACCGGCGATGCCATCACCGAGCGAACCGACCGGATCTACAGCGCGAAGATGGGCCCGCTGTGGCGGTTCTATTTCTTCGGTGAGGGTCTCGACAGTGTGCTCGGTAAGGGTGTGGCGACCAAGCCGATGCTGGTGGCCGCGGATCTGGGCGCCAATACCACTATCTTCGCCAATGGGCTGGCGCTGGAGAATCCGGCGCTGGCACCGGCGGTGGAGGCCGAGATCGAGCTGGAACGCCGCGTCGCGGAGGGCGTGTTCGACGAGCTGGCTCGACTCGACGGCATCTGA
- a CDS encoding GMC family oxidoreductase has protein sequence MVSDYIVIGSGSAGAIIARRLADTGATVTLFEAGRTDRSRLVRKPGMIGPMHSVPQLKKLIDWGHYTVEQKHALGRTVPQTHGKVVGGSSSVNGMVFVRGNRRNFDDWAGAGNTGWSYEDVLPSFKKFESFEDGANHFRGDSGPIKVIRARDLTPASESFMQALTETAGVAHNPDYNGAEQDGVSILQQSNNNGLRYSTSVGYLDDRPKTLTVLPNTQVLRILIENGRAVGVEYRARNRTEVLRADREVIVSAGAFGSPHLLMLSGIGPADHLRAFDIDVTADLPVGDNLHDHLFVPMSFAMPTALRRSSPGYFARAFLRESLRNNSTWLARSVFEAVAFLRTPYTTGIPDLQLHVLPWSYPGPNQDAPTRHIPDPRQSLTILVTMIYPQSRGTLRLTSADPTAAPAIDPNYLAEQQDIDTLVHGMELTREVMAAKSITPAVDAEISPGPQYPTRADLAAEVPNRATTVYHPVGTCRMGVDDRAVVDPHLRVRGIDGLRVADASIMPSIVGGNTNAATMMIGEHAASIILS, from the coding sequence ATGGTGTCGGACTACATCGTCATCGGGTCCGGCAGCGCCGGAGCCATCATCGCGCGCCGGCTCGCAGACACCGGCGCCACCGTCACCCTGTTCGAGGCGGGCCGCACCGACCGCAGCCGGCTGGTGCGCAAGCCCGGCATGATCGGCCCGATGCACAGCGTGCCCCAGCTCAAGAAGCTGATCGACTGGGGTCACTACACCGTCGAACAGAAGCACGCCCTGGGCCGCACCGTGCCGCAGACCCACGGCAAGGTGGTCGGCGGATCGAGCTCGGTCAACGGGATGGTCTTCGTGCGCGGCAACCGCCGCAACTTCGACGACTGGGCAGGGGCGGGCAATACCGGCTGGTCCTACGAGGACGTGCTGCCCAGCTTCAAGAAGTTCGAGTCCTTCGAAGACGGCGCCAACCACTTCCGCGGCGACTCCGGCCCGATCAAGGTGATCCGCGCCCGCGACCTGACACCCGCCTCCGAATCGTTCATGCAGGCCCTGACCGAGACCGCCGGAGTGGCCCACAACCCCGACTACAACGGAGCCGAGCAGGACGGCGTCTCCATCCTCCAGCAGAGCAACAACAACGGATTGCGCTACAGCACCTCGGTCGGCTACCTCGACGACCGCCCGAAAACCCTGACCGTGCTGCCGAACACCCAAGTCCTGCGCATCCTGATCGAGAATGGCCGGGCCGTGGGCGTCGAATACCGCGCTCGAAACCGGACCGAGGTGTTGCGCGCCGACCGCGAAGTGATCGTCAGCGCGGGCGCTTTCGGCTCCCCGCACCTGCTCATGCTCTCCGGCATCGGCCCCGCCGACCACCTGCGCGCCTTCGACATCGACGTGACCGCCGACCTCCCCGTCGGCGACAACCTCCACGACCACCTGTTCGTCCCGATGTCCTTCGCCATGCCGACCGCCCTGCGCCGCTCCTCACCCGGCTACTTCGCCCGAGCCTTCCTCCGGGAATCGTTGCGCAACAACAGCACCTGGCTGGCCCGCAGCGTCTTCGAAGCCGTCGCCTTCCTGCGCACCCCCTACACGACCGGCATCCCCGACCTCCAGCTCCACGTCCTGCCCTGGAGCTACCCCGGCCCCAACCAGGACGCCCCCACCCGCCACATCCCCGACCCGAGGCAGTCCCTCACCATCCTGGTGACGATGATCTACCCCCAAAGTCGGGGCACCCTGCGCCTCACCTCCGCAGACCCCACCGCCGCCCCCGCCATCGACCCCAACTACCTCGCCGAACAACAGGACATCGACACCCTTGTCCACGGCATGGAACTCACCCGGGAAGTCATGGCCGCCAAGTCGATCACCCCCGCCGTCGACGCCGAGATCTCCCCAGGCCCCCAGTACCCCACCCGCGCCGACCTCGCCGCTGAAGTCCCCAACCGCGCCACCACCGTCTACCACCCCGTCGGCACCTGCCGGATGGGTGTCGACGACCGCGCGGTGGTCGACCCACACCTGCGAGTCCGCGGCATCGACGGCCTCCGCGTAGCCGACGCCTCGATCATGCCCAGCATCGTCGGCGGCAACACCAACGCCGCCACCATGATGATCGGCGAACACGCCGCCTCGATCATCCTGAGCTGA
- a CDS encoding acyl-CoA desaturase: MTARPQPAVREQTPPPVTPEFVRPRGSDYAALMRRVRQAGLLDRRLPYYAGKTAATAAVFAAAWAALWAIGDSWWMLGPAVVLAAVFAQLAFLGHDAGHKQIFRTRRANHWYGLVVGNLATGVSIGWWTSNHNRHHAHPNTEGDDPDVSGILAHSGARAATEKGWRRFIFRYQAWLFFPLLLLEAGSLHFSSVRAVLTWPIPHRAREGAFLAAHAVGYLAGVFLLLEPVKALVFIAVQQGLFGFYMGCTFAPNHKGMEVFPEGDNTDFLRRQVLTSRNVRGSMLTDLALGGLNYQVEHHLFPSMPRPALRAAQPMVRTFCAELGVPYAETSLLTSYSEALRHLNAVGRQAAI, from the coding sequence GTGACGGCACGACCCCAACCGGCGGTGCGGGAACAGACCCCGCCCCCGGTGACGCCCGAATTCGTGCGCCCGCGTGGCAGCGATTACGCGGCCCTGATGCGACGGGTGCGGCAGGCGGGACTGCTGGATCGGCGGCTGCCGTACTACGCGGGGAAGACCGCCGCCACCGCAGCGGTTTTCGCGGCCGCCTGGGCGGCGCTGTGGGCGATCGGCGACTCCTGGTGGATGCTCGGCCCCGCGGTCGTGCTGGCCGCGGTCTTCGCGCAGCTGGCGTTCCTCGGCCATGACGCCGGGCACAAACAGATTTTCCGGACCCGCCGGGCCAACCACTGGTACGGGCTGGTCGTCGGCAATCTCGCCACCGGAGTCAGCATCGGCTGGTGGACCAGCAACCACAACCGTCATCACGCGCACCCCAATACCGAGGGCGACGACCCGGATGTCAGCGGCATCCTGGCTCATTCCGGGGCGCGAGCCGCCACCGAAAAGGGTTGGCGGCGTTTCATCTTCCGCTATCAGGCGTGGTTGTTCTTCCCGCTGTTGCTGCTCGAGGCGGGCAGCCTGCACTTCTCGAGCGTGCGCGCGGTACTGACCTGGCCGATCCCGCACCGGGCCCGGGAGGGTGCGTTCCTGGCCGCCCACGCCGTCGGCTACCTGGCCGGAGTCTTCCTGCTGTTGGAGCCGGTCAAGGCGCTGGTGTTCATCGCCGTCCAGCAGGGCCTGTTCGGTTTCTACATGGGTTGCACGTTCGCCCCGAACCACAAGGGCATGGAGGTCTTCCCCGAGGGCGACAACACCGACTTCCTCCGCCGTCAGGTCCTGACCTCCCGCAACGTCCGCGGCAGCATGCTGACCGATCTGGCACTGGGCGGCCTCAACTATCAGGTGGAACACCACCTGTTCCCGTCCATGCCGCGACCGGCTCTGCGCGCGGCCCAGCCCATGGTTCGCACCTTCTGTGCCGAACTCGGCGTCCCTTACGCCGAAACCTCGCTGCTCACTTCCTATTCCGAAGCCCTGCGTCACCTGAACGCCGTCGGCCGCCAGGCGGCCATATAG
- a CDS encoding LuxR family transcriptional regulator yields MLHGRAPEEGQISELLSRAAGGRSAALEIVGEAGGGKTALLDRAVELAGESWRVLRCAGVEGDSELPFSGLQELLIAAGANAGVLPLDSLPPAQADALRAVIGLPVAATVDPFLVGLATLSLLADLADGGPVLCAIDDVQWLDSASAQALRFAARRIGAEGIVLLFASRGEAALPGIHELHLPPLDDDASARLLAAHWPGLRRDMRERILREAAGNPLALLEFPRMDLDALPVGPLPLPSRLSSGYQQQIAERSPASRTALLAAAAETAGDLRLVLQALDALGVDPAGIAEAEAAGLIDVTAQAIRFRHPLVRAAAYHGAAFGERQPVHAALAAASDDDPDRRAWHLAAATVGPDEAIAALLEAAAVRAVDRAGYSAASAAAERAAALTPDIEIRGRRMLLAIEWAAAAGNFRRAYELGRPAQQLPLDAEGRARLGWVKALIEFEQGNPRTARDLLFAAAEEIAAVEPGRAGPLFIDAARASWILGEPASAHHARDRLATLRLPAEQRDGLVQAVSGALQLHSGELAAGVAAIRATVAAGHHTEDPALTLAATGQAMLIGDLEDARTLAQRISDNAQCQGMVGRFATGAIYTGAAELMLGRLWEAEEIVTHALRVARDIGQVGQIAFGEGYLALIAGMRGDEQRCRDLLDDPRRPHPHDNFIDHVHREWARGLLDLGHGRYEPALDRLDTLHRIPNRLHGHWLHLLRDLVEAAVRARQPERAAPAMAEIERWSAALGSPFAKAIALRSHGLLYSHGDGYARALKLQAAEGLWYDHARTALLYGEWLRRERSIGEARTQLRVAVDTFDRLGALPWAAHARNELRAAGDAAQRPPTPPAPEAAALTPQELQVARLAAAGATNKEIAAKLFISPKTVSHHLYRAFPKLGVTNRVELARLGPL; encoded by the coding sequence ATGCTGCATGGCCGCGCGCCCGAGGAAGGGCAGATCAGCGAACTGCTGAGCCGGGCCGCGGGCGGGCGCAGCGCCGCACTCGAAATCGTCGGCGAGGCCGGTGGCGGGAAGACGGCGCTGCTGGATCGGGCGGTGGAACTGGCCGGGGAGTCCTGGCGGGTGTTGCGGTGCGCCGGGGTGGAGGGCGATTCGGAGCTGCCGTTCTCGGGGTTGCAGGAATTGCTGATCGCGGCGGGCGCGAATGCCGGTGTGCTGCCGTTGGATTCGCTGCCGCCGGCGCAGGCCGACGCGTTGCGCGCGGTGATCGGGCTGCCGGTGGCGGCGACGGTCGATCCGTTCCTGGTCGGTCTGGCGACCCTGTCGCTGCTGGCGGACTTGGCCGACGGCGGGCCGGTGCTGTGCGCGATCGATGACGTGCAGTGGCTGGATTCCGCTTCGGCGCAAGCGCTTCGGTTCGCCGCGCGGCGGATCGGGGCCGAGGGCATCGTGCTCCTGTTCGCCAGCCGGGGTGAAGCGGCGCTACCGGGGATCCACGAACTTCACCTGCCGCCGTTGGACGACGACGCCTCCGCGCGGCTGCTCGCCGCGCACTGGCCGGGGTTGCGGCGCGACATGCGGGAGCGGATTCTGCGGGAGGCGGCGGGAAATCCGCTGGCGCTGCTGGAGTTTCCGCGCATGGACCTGGACGCGCTGCCGGTGGGGCCGCTGCCGCTGCCGTCGCGGCTGTCGAGCGGGTACCAGCAGCAGATCGCGGAACGCTCGCCCGCCTCACGCACCGCGCTGCTGGCGGCCGCCGCGGAGACGGCCGGGGATCTGCGGCTGGTGCTGCAGGCGCTCGATGCGCTCGGCGTCGATCCGGCGGGTATCGCGGAAGCCGAAGCGGCGGGGCTGATCGACGTGACGGCGCAGGCGATTCGGTTCCGCCATCCCCTGGTGCGGGCGGCGGCCTATCACGGTGCCGCCTTCGGTGAGCGGCAACCGGTCCATGCCGCGCTCGCCGCCGCCTCCGACGACGACCCCGATCGCCGGGCGTGGCATCTGGCGGCGGCGACGGTGGGTCCCGACGAGGCGATCGCGGCCCTGCTGGAGGCGGCGGCCGTACGAGCGGTGGATCGGGCCGGGTACTCGGCGGCCTCGGCCGCCGCGGAGCGGGCCGCCGCACTTACCCCCGATATCGAGATCCGTGGCCGCCGAATGCTGTTGGCCATCGAGTGGGCCGCCGCCGCGGGTAATTTCCGGCGCGCCTACGAGCTGGGGCGGCCCGCCCAGCAGCTGCCGCTCGACGCCGAGGGGCGGGCGCGGCTGGGGTGGGTGAAGGCGCTGATCGAATTCGAGCAGGGGAATCCGCGCACCGCCCGGGACCTGTTGTTCGCGGCCGCCGAGGAGATCGCCGCCGTCGAACCCGGCAGGGCCGGGCCATTGTTCATCGATGCGGCGCGAGCGTCCTGGATCCTGGGCGAGCCGGCGTCGGCGCATCATGCGCGCGACCGGCTGGCCACGCTGCGACTACCGGCCGAGCAGCGCGACGGGCTGGTTCAGGCGGTCTCGGGTGCGCTACAGCTGCATTCGGGTGAACTCGCGGCCGGGGTGGCCGCGATCCGAGCCACCGTCGCCGCGGGCCACCACACCGAGGATCCCGCGCTGACGCTGGCCGCCACCGGGCAGGCGATGCTGATCGGCGATCTCGAGGACGCCCGCACACTGGCACAGCGGATTTCGGATAACGCCCAGTGTCAGGGCATGGTCGGCAGGTTCGCCACCGGCGCCATCTACACCGGTGCGGCCGAGCTGATGCTGGGCCGGCTGTGGGAGGCCGAGGAGATCGTCACGCACGCGCTGCGGGTGGCCCGTGATATCGGGCAGGTCGGCCAGATCGCCTTCGGCGAAGGCTATCTCGCGCTCATCGCCGGGATGCGCGGCGACGAGCAGCGGTGCCGGGATCTGCTCGACGATCCGCGCCGGCCGCACCCGCACGACAATTTCATCGATCACGTGCACCGCGAATGGGCCAGGGGGCTGCTCGATCTCGGGCACGGGCGGTACGAACCGGCCCTGGACCGCCTCGACACCTTGCACCGCATCCCCAACCGGCTGCACGGCCATTGGCTGCACCTGCTGCGGGACCTGGTGGAGGCCGCGGTGCGCGCGCGGCAGCCCGAGCGGGCCGCGCCGGCGATGGCGGAGATCGAACGCTGGTCAGCGGCCCTGGGTTCGCCGTTCGCGAAGGCGATCGCGCTGCGCAGTCACGGGCTGCTGTACTCGCACGGCGACGGGTACGCTCGCGCGCTGAAACTGCAAGCGGCCGAGGGACTCTGGTACGACCACGCCCGCACCGCACTGCTCTACGGCGAGTGGCTGCGCCGCGAACGCAGCATCGGCGAGGCCCGCACCCAGCTGCGCGTCGCGGTCGACACCTTCGACCGGCTCGGCGCGCTGCCGTGGGCGGCCCACGCCCGCAACGAATTACGCGCCGCCGGGGACGCGGCGCAGCGGCCGCCGACGCCCCCCGCGCCGGAGGCCGCCGCGTTGACGCCGCAGGAGCTGCAGGTGGCCCGGCTCGCGGCGGCCGGGGCGACGAACAAGGAGATCGCGGCCAAGCTGTTCATCAGCCCGAAAACCGTCAGCCACCACCTGTACCGGGCGTTTCCGAAGCTCGGTGTCACCAACCGCGTCGAACTCGCCCGCCTCGGCCCGCTCTGA
- a CDS encoding LppP/LprE family lipoprotein: MKRIIGIAAAAAVSLAVAGCQDGATTTPGGEHLPATTVSAAESAPATAPAQSPESSQGNARPPADTAPATAANGQCVSLTSPVVTKALATLGGGVGGDGFYAESGTDAAVGSCPALLWVRAGTPHGTASSPWHIMLFNHDGYLGTATKRSTSYTSVVGSTGRTVQVQYRWLAGNDANCCPSGGPAVVTLTLGSDGQTVTPDRDFPAQAIAPK; encoded by the coding sequence GTGAAACGAATCATCGGCATCGCCGCAGCCGCCGCCGTGAGTCTGGCGGTGGCCGGCTGCCAGGACGGAGCGACGACGACCCCCGGCGGGGAGCACCTGCCTGCCACGACGGTGAGCGCGGCGGAATCCGCGCCGGCCACGGCCCCGGCGCAGTCGCCGGAGAGTTCGCAAGGCAATGCGCGTCCTCCGGCGGACACCGCTCCCGCCACCGCTGCCAACGGCCAGTGCGTCAGCCTCACCTCGCCGGTGGTCACGAAGGCGCTCGCCACCCTCGGCGGCGGCGTGGGCGGGGACGGCTTCTATGCCGAGAGCGGCACCGACGCGGCCGTCGGCTCCTGCCCGGCCCTGCTGTGGGTCCGCGCCGGGACTCCGCACGGCACCGCCAGTTCGCCCTGGCACATCATGCTGTTCAACCACGACGGCTACCTGGGCACCGCCACCAAGCGCTCCACGTCCTACACGAGCGTGGTCGGATCCACCGGCCGCACGGTGCAGGTGCAGTACCGCTGGTTGGCCGGCAACGACGCCAACTGCTGCCCGTCGGGCGGTCCGGCCGTCGTCACCCTCACCCTCGGATCCGACGGGCAGACCGTCACTCCCGACCGCGACTTCCCCGCGCAGGCCATCGCACCCAAGTGA
- a CDS encoding cytochrome P450: MEPCCATSLFLPVRGESYLLHRRPDVFPDPERFDPDRWLPENARPVMRKALVPFGGGVRKCAGDGFAMSEATLVLASILTRLDAVPGSDVRLAAYGALQPEGLRLRAVAR; encoded by the coding sequence ATCGAACCATGTTGCGCCACTTCACTGTTCCTCCCAGTCCGCGGTGAGTCGTATCTGCTCCACCGCCGCCCCGACGTCTTCCCAGACCCGGAACGCTTCGACCCGGACCGGTGGCTGCCGGAGAATGCGCGCCCGGTCATGCGAAAAGCGTTGGTCCCCTTCGGCGGTGGAGTCCGCAAATGCGCGGGCGACGGCTTCGCTATGAGCGAGGCGACCTTGGTCCTCGCGTCGATCCTGACCCGCCTCGACGCGGTGCCCGGCAGCGATGTCCGCCTCGCCGCCTACGGAGCCCTGCAACCGGAGGGCCTGCGCCTGCGGGCCGTCGCGCGCTGA